From Aspergillus luchuensis IFO 4308 DNA, chromosome 2, nearly complete sequence:
TTTGATTATACTGTACCCGCTAGTTGATGAGCTTCTCGACGTCCTTGGCTATCGCGGAAATGACGTTACACCCTCGCAGTCCTGTGCCACTCATCCCCCGACGGGTGAACAGCGTTCCTTGGACTTGGATGTGGCAACAGATTTCACAGCGCTGGCGGAGCATTATGCAGACGAGATTTGTCGATCCGTTATGTACTGTACACAGTCTGATATGAATACGCTGGGCGCGCAACACTTGCTTGCCCCTCTCAGCCAATCTGCGCAATTCTTTCAGGTCCACGAAGTAGCGCAAAAATACAGGTGGTGTCAGGGGGTGTTTGTGCTCCTTGACTCGCTAGGTCTGGGAATAGCTCCGCTGCTGAAGGACATGGTTTGGCCCCAATACCGCTCCGCTCGTCTACGTCGGTCTTTGTCACCCACGGGAAAGGTCTCATGATGAGCTTTGGCCTGTTCAACGCGATTTCGGTGCCAAGGTGGCAGGTCGCAGTTGTGCATGTCGGAATCACGCTTGGAAGCACGGGAACTACACCGAGAACATTTTGAAATGCTACCAGCGATCGACCTACATAATATCAACCTAGGATTACCAACCGACATGTTGGTTTAATCATGACTAGAAAGAAAGCGAGTTGAtgcgagcagcagcagctcattGTTGGTCTTGATGCAGGACAAGGTACTGGGCCGCGAGCGACAGGTCACTACATGTCTGCCTCTACACCACACGTCGACCTTAACGCTCACCAGCCAGGAATATTCAGGAAAGGCCGGTTTAACCGCGATAGGTTCACCAAGTAACAGGCCCACCGTCAGATAGTCTACATTACACTGTACGAGTAACAAGCAGTAGAATTGAATGCCGAACAATTCCTGGGGCAGCGATGTCAAACTGCCGGTAGTTGATTGGTGGATCCCGCCCTCCATTTGTCAGCATTCTTCTGTCGGGAAGATCACGTGCCATCACATTGCGTCAGAGGAATCGAGTTTCCCATCGGCATTTCTGGTCGCTTTTCTTCTGAACAGGAACAAGTCCGATACCTGCCACTCTCCCCTCTTATCATCACAGCGTCAATATGTCTGTCAGCTCAGCGTCTGGAAATATGCTTAGGCGCACTCTCTTCAGCGTCAGATTGACTACGCAGCAACTGAATGCTGCGGAGTGCTCCTCCCGGATCGCCAAACCCGCGGTGTTCGGATCATACAGGAATGTCCACCGTTCGGCACGAGTGCCTGCTATCACCGCCTCAGAGGCTCGTCGCCGGCCGACCTTGAAGCCTCACCAGCACTCGCTCGTGCAGGCTCGCGTAAATGGACCATCGCCGTCCAGCAAGCGCACGATATTCATTCAGACAGAAAACACCCCGAACCCTGATGTAAGGCTTCCCGTGGCACAGCAGCACGATGATCCCAATGAAAGAACAAGCATCTGACCCTTGTATGCGGAAACCAACAGGCATTGAAGTTCATCCCTAATCACCGTGTCCTCCCCGAGAATTTCCCGACCACCTTCCTCGAATACCTGTCCCCCCGCTCTACCCTCGCTCCTCCGCACCCCTCTCCCTTGGCAGCCAGCTTGCTCAATGTCGACGGTGTCACCTCTGTATTTTACGGGCCTGACTTCATCACCGTAACCAAGGCGACCGACTCTAACTGGGCGCACATCAAGCCCGAGATCTTCAGTCTCATCACTCAGGCCGTGACCTCGGGCGAGGCGATCGTGAACACCGTTGCCAAGACTGGTGAGAGTGGCCAGGAAGGTGGCGAATCGGAGTCTCTGGCctacgaggaagaggaagacgaggtgATTGGCATGATCAAGGAGCTTCTGGACACTAGGATCCGGCCTGCCATTCAGGAAGACGGTGGCGACATTGAGTTCCGCGGCTTTGAGAACGGTATTGTCTTGTTGAAGCTGCGCGGTGCTTGCCGGACCTGCGATTCGAGTACCGTGACGCTGCGTAACGGTATTGAGTCCATGCTCATGCACTATGTGAGTATCACACtacctgcatgcatgcatattgAAAATAGAGTTTGACTGATTGTGTGTCTTTTTGCCTACAGatcgaagaagtccaaggAGTCGAGCAAGTGCTAgaccaagaagaggagatttCGATGCACGAGTTCGCCAAATTCGAGGAAAAGCTGCGCCAGCAGAAGGGCGCTGCCGCTACTGCCTCGACGGGCGGCAAGGGAACGTTGGATTCGGCCCCTTGAACACCCTCCTATTTCACCTACTATATTTAATCACTTCTATTTCATGTGTATTGTATTTTGACGTCGGATATACTACCATCTGGGTTACGGTCCATAGAAAGCTTTGCCAGACAATGCTCAGAATCTCCCCTCTATCAGTATACCACTTGTGCAGAAAACGCAAGCCCCAATCATTCTCAATATTGATGTATTCCAATGACCCATACGTACTAGGCGGTCAAATGAATAAAACCCACCTTCCCCCCCTAACCCTCCAAGTCCGAGAGAGACACCACCCTAGGAAAAGACCTCAACCGAGCCGAGGATATCACattcacacacacacacacactccgTACAAACTACCGAAACCCAACCTGCATCTGTGCgtagcccagcccagcccagcccacaGTAGtattatgtgtgtgtgtgtgtgtgtgtgtgtgtgcgcgcGCGCGACAAACCTAACTAACATACCTAACTAACCTACCAACCCACCAGACTATACACTAGTTACATACTAAGTGTAACACTAACAGTGGAACTGGACTGCTCTTAGTAGCGGCAGAGATCATCGGCTTCGGGGGGAAATCGGGAAATGGAGACAAGATTTTAGTCTCCACTGATTGTTTGGTTCGGTCTGGTTAGTTTATTCGGACTTGGGCGATGAAGTTTGGTGGTATATTGTGTTGGGAGGagtgttgttgatgtgggGTTGAGGGATTGAGGTGTGGTGTCAGACTGATTGGTATACTGTAAGTACCTCCTCTACTTAGACATTTTGAAGTGAGGTTGGGGAAGggtagttagtagtactGCTTAGTATGTGCTTGTGTATATGGTTGGTATTGTTGATGGAGTGTCCATGTGACTTTGATACTTACCATCATCCACTGCCTGAATATGGATAGCGAATTGGTTCCTCTGGTATTTCGTTATCCATTGCACGTACTAGTAAGTCTGCGAATAAAGAAGACTGTTGACATACGATAAAGACGCCCCAGGCTAACTAAGTAACTATATCAAGCCGAACCGTCATCTCCTTAGTGGATGCACTGTTACCAACGGTGGCtaagatcatcatcctccggtcAACTATATACTTTTAGGCTGTAGCAGATCGTGTAGGCTTGATCAATGCGtatcttctttctccgaGATTATCAAAGTTGGGTTATATGCCGAGATCGGTCCGAAACGTGTCATAGATATCTGCTGATATGAAGGTCTGCATTTAATAAGAATGCCGACTAAGCATACTAGGCTACGATTATTTCGGGAAGGCTTGTTGGTGGCTTACTAGTAGAAGATCGATGGGCTGACTGGTCGTGTGGTACAGACAAATTTTTCTGAAACATGAGGAAGCAGCTCAATCGCTATGTTTGATATATAGTGAGAGAACTTCTGCAAGACGAGGTCTGAAACGCAGAATTGCATTGCCAGCAGCTACTTTTGTGCTCATCTagagaaagatggatgagGGTATGGGGGGTTGTAGTATGAGGTGCGGAATGCATGCCGTGAGTGGAATCAGAGCGTCGGTGGGAAGTGAGATAAGAGAATCCGAAtgacgaaaaagaaaagatcatcttccaaaagcaaaagaaaaggacGGTACATGGAAAATGTGTTGGAAGGTAATCTCCAGTCTCCCGGAGGCAAGGGAGCGACCAAGTGATGAGATACAAATCACCTGATACTAGGGACATGATTCAGCCATGATGCTTACTGTCTGTACCCCAGTTCTCTTACTCTTCTACTAATCAGCACAAGATGGATATGCAAGGTGGTTCAACTGCCTCAGTCTTACGGGTGATGCCACGCAGTCAACCAGACATCTCATGACGGCAGGCAGCATCCCTAGCCCACGCGAGTATAGCACTGCAGGATGTACAGACCGATGGAAGATGATTAGATCGGCACTCTTCGGCGAAAGGCATTTCGGACAATATGTCCACCTGGTCAGCAAAACCGAACTGGAATGGGCTGGACTTGCTCTAGGCTCTTCGATAACCCTGGATAAGGAAGAGCTGTCAGGGTCGGACTCCTGACACGACGCAACCTTAATCGGGGCATCTTCCTAGTCCGTTATGAATAGATGACACTCATGACAGTTCGGAATCAGCCAGACGATCGATCCATCCCTCTGGGGTAGAAACCAATGTAGGAAACACGTCCAACTTGCACACAATGGAAGACGATATGTTCTGCTCTTCGGAACCGAGATACGAAGAGCCACGCATCAGTGCCACAGCTAGTGGTGGGGTaaaagggggggggggagagaagatgttAGTGAACTCCGCTGTGGCTGTAGCCCAATCGGACATGCAGACAAGTCAGATGAGGATATCCCCGAGTCCCGCTAATCATGTTGGTCCCTGTAGCGCAAGTCTAGAGTGATCCGTGGGCCGGGGTTCAAGCCTCATCGCTTACGGGAGAAGGGGGTCTATGATTAATGGAGACCGGACCCGGATCTCGTTCCCTGGGAGTGTCGCATCTTACTCGCGAGGTTCAAGAGTAATTTACGATCGGACATTCCATGTGCGGAATCCGAGCGGATTCCGAGTTGACTATTCTGCATATCGGTGTGTATGTGAGTGTGTGGTGAAGAAAGTTCaagggggggatggggaaggagaagttacaataacaacaatagCAGAAAATGGCAGGGCAGACGAGAAGAGACAGGGTTGGCTGGCAACCGAACGCGGGAAAGCTCTCTCCGCAATTTCTAGCGGAGACGATCCTGCAAAAGGAATGGACTCCATGGCAGGATGAGGCATTGATTGGATCGCCATCCCTTGCCTCCTAGTTAGTTCAGTTCTTCCCCCGCAGTCAGGTGCAtggctttttttcttcttcttctattgtATTGGAGGggaggcggaagaggagggggggaaagacagGGAGATGTTCCCATTCGAGTATTAATccagggaggagaagaaggaagaggaaaaatgGGGATGAGCATGTTCGGTCAGACTAAAACTGAGTCTACTacagactactactagtcagGGAAAAgtaagagagggaggtgCATTTGCTGCAAGACCAATGTATGGAGGGTCATCATTACCTTTTTGCCCATCGTTCAGGTTCAAGGTACGTGCAGCAAccgggaggggaagagagaaggagaagcgaaCTAAGGTTGAGGGTGATCGCGTTGATTCGCGTTGGTTTGGACCCGCGGCCAGGATTGCCGTGTAACCTAACGCCAGTATGACGTTGACGAATTCCCAGTGCGGAATGACACAAAGAAACCTACTAGGAAAATTCCATCCATGCAtgaaagaaaatgaaaaagagaagaagaataaaataaaataatttggCACGAGAAACTGTGCCAAGGGGGAGACAAGAGCGAAACCATTATGAAATGGAAATTATGGTATATTATTCTGTGTAGTCAGTGTCTCTTGAATCTTTTTCGGAATTTATTGatattttcttgatttttttttttttttttttttttttttttttggctaTAACTCTTCCCACCTCCGCATGGTATACACAGCAATAAGAAGTACAATACCCCTACTCTCCCCTGCTACTCTCGTGGCGTTTCTGCCGTCACTTTCGACCCTGGATAGCTGTGTATTATTGTCGACTAAACATACTATCAGCATATAAACCCTGCCAATAATGTCGTCGTTGGCGGTCGCATGATGACCACCTAACCCTGGGAATTGAGGATTGGATTTCGGGGGTTTCATGGTGCACCGTTGTTTGGAACCGCTGCGGCCGTGAAATCCCTCCAATTCTCCTTCGGGGATTCAACAGGATAGCCCAACAGCCTGATCCTCCCCGTTCATCCCTCTTTCTGGGTTGCGCCCAAGCTCCTTCAGTGTTCcagtctttcccctcccctctccccagccTCCACAGCCCCATCGCGGGTTGGATCGGGCGATTCCTCAACAAGATTCTAACCCCCAGGTTCTTGAGCCCGATAGGGTTTGAACGGCATTGCGTTCCCTCTATCTATATAGTTGATCTTGTTGAAGGAAGTAGCAGAAGTTTAGTCATTTTTGTACCTGATCTGTCAAAATCAATTTTAGTTGGTCAGCTCCTATAGGCTAATTTCTATCAGGGTAGTATTTGTCTCAGTGGTAGTAGCTACGTGAGTGAAGAAGTAATTAAAGAAAAGCCCCGCTTCAGGGTCAacggggaaaagaggagaagaggagggaaaaagaaaaaaaaaaagaaatggaaatggaCCAGGCCGCCAGTCGCAAATCCGGCGATGCTCAGAGGGCGACCGGGGCATTTTTGTCTAGGCCAGTCAAAAAGCGCGGAGGATCTTCGACTTGACCTCCAGAGGCCCGCCCGGCCCACTCACGGGCGTTCCATCGACGGCCGACTGGTTCTTGCTGCTCTACTCTCCTCTTTTGCTGCTGGTCGCCTGCTGCCTGTCAtactgctcctgctgctgctgcttgctgctacATACGGACTTTCAATCACTACTATGTACAGTAAGAACCCCCTTCCTCAATTTCTtctaccccctcctcttgccccagttttttattttctggatttaataatattttttccctttcctaaACTCTTCAGGGTAGTCAGATTGGAAGTTGTGCAGGAGTTGAGAGTCTATTACCCCGTCAATCCTCCCCGGttgtctctttttctctcctcttcgtccttTTTTTGTTGTTGAAGCACTCGAGAATCCTTTCCCCATCTTGCGGCCTATGGTTCCGTACCGTATCTAGACTCACGTCGATTTTCTTACCCCGCCTTGGAGCGATTAATTGATCGTATGCTCCAGGTACGTAGTCGCCCCCCTTAGCCGTGGTTAGTGTGGATGGAGGTAAAAGGTACCGGGCCACAATCGTTCACTTGTACTTTGCTTTCACCACGGACTTGAAGGTTGGCACTGCTGGTAAGGACCAGGATAAAAAGAACCACAACCACGaccacttcctcctctttccctccaatccctttctttcccccccaaaaaagTAGACTTGCTCGGTCATAGCTCAACCTTTCACACCCTCGACACCAACCTTCAACCCGCGCCACTGCTGCTCGGTGCTCCGACCCGTGGCTCGCTGtttttctcctcctggcTCGTCTCGTCCAGTGGCCTGAGGTCGACTTTGAACTAGTCCAGAGCTACCTCCCTTAGCTTGCATTAATATTATCCTCCTACGCAACTTACGACTGTACAACCttgccttctcctctttcctcctacCACCCTCCTAACTCTTGGTcctgatcatcatctcttcttctctctttccctttcttctcttcccttctcctccacaaactactacttaattGTCACTCTCACTACTTCCCACTACTATCCTCCCTGTTGCTCCTTGCCGCCTTTCtgtctccctccctcttggCCCACTCTCGATAAGGCTTGCGATCACACCACACCCCATCCCCGGCTGAAGATCGTCATCGGTCAAGCAACGTTGCAGAAGCCACACTGCCACTCCTGTCTGTCTCTGCGACCTGCGCCGCTCTGCGAtccgcacacacacacacacatactcTCTCACTCTTTCTTTTACGCCCGCGTCCCCCAATCCACCCTTCTTGCGCCGTGACAAGCTCGGGATTAATAAGGGGCCTAACTGTCAACCTAATTCGCTTTGGTCGGGTCGCAGATTATTTTCTGGCCTTCGACGGGCTCTCTCGCTCCCCTTGCTGCTGTGATCGTCGCTCGTCAGTCTCAAGATGCGCTGCTCTTGACGAGATCTGCCCATAGTTACTGGTGCCATTTTGCCTGCCAACGTTATCCGTCTATGGTCACGCTACCGTCTCCCCATCCCGCACACCTCTTGATCCCTTTCATCGCGACTCGACATACAGTGAGGTCATAGGTCTTCTCGAGCGACGTACCGCGAATAACCCCTCCgaattaccaccaccatcactccaaaaaaaaagttataaCTGGAAACGGAAAGAACAAACATATTCTTCTGTTGGTCTGGTGGGATTGCCCCTCTAGGCTCGCCTCGATTCTCGCCTTTCGACTGGTCGCAAAGCGCCATTTTACACAATACCTTCTTTGATTAGACAGAAGCCTGGTCGCTTCGCCTGGAGAACAATCTCCAGTTACAACTGGGACGGATTTTACGATCGGGTCGATTGCTTGTGTTTTATGTTGGATAGACGGTACAAAAAATTGCGTTTTATTCTCTGTTAGATTGGTAAGTGAATCCTCATGCTCCGTGCCTAATACCGCTCGTCCGGGAACAATGTGCTGACTACACGGGGTGGCGCAAACAGACGCGGTCACGATTTTCTGCGATTTCTACTTGTCTGGGACGATCGGCGATACCCAAATTATTATACTGGTTCCGGGCTTGACCTGAATTTGTACTTTTTCCACAAGGTACGTATATATTTTTCGGTATCTATTTGTGTGGCTTGCGTTGCGATCGTGGTCCGTGGCCTGGCCTTCCCCGCAATTTCCCCGGAGAGCTATCTACTATATGGTCCCTCGACTGTTCCATTTGTTACCGCTGCCCTCGAGCAAGCGTATGACACGAAGCTCTTAGCTCATCCGAAATAAGTACGGACGAACGGGCAGTTGTGTGCTTTTTCCAGCCTCAGGTTCAGTGGCTCCTCTAAGACAATTTCCCCGGGAAGTTTCTGAACCAGACAGCCCCTGGAATCCAGGCATGAAACTAGCATTATCCCATTGAGCGCATGTGAAACGGGATTCTACTGGGTTTTCTGGGCTTTGATCATATGATCCGCAGGAAGCTCCTGAGGCTGGCGTTTTCCAGGCCCATGGGTGGCTGCCCGTCTCGCCACCCACAGCTGCTTCCCCCAAAACTTACTCAGCATACACGAGCTACACCTGGGCTTGTCAGGCTTCCATGACTCTTATTTCCTTTTGCTCGGCGAATCCCATTCCCCGGTtgaatctcctcatccctcttACACTTTGACTTTTATATTCCTCCCTCCAGCATTGGACTGTCCCAGCTTTTGTGCATCTGCCTCAAACAACCATCAGCCTGGGCTAACTTATCATGCCGCAAGCAATAGCTTATACCTCTAGGAGCTCTTATCTCAAACGAAATAATTCACTCCAGACACGGTGGTTTCTGATTTACTATTAGAGTGTTTTTGCCTCGTTCATTTTCGCCCACTCGCTTTGAATCGAAGGTAACCCCTCCTCTTGGCTGTTATTTGCCGTGCGGTACTTACCGGCTTCGAGTGAATATCTTGGACTTTCGTTGTCTTCTGAAGAGGCCAAGCGTTCGTTACACGGATCGAGTCATTCACGATCTAATATCCTCTGACGTCAGTTGTCTCTGTAAGTGAACCCCAACAATGGCTCTATATATCTTGATCTTATCTCTTTCATCTTgctctcctctccgcctTGCGACGTCCACTTCCTTACTCTCAAACATACCTTCAAACCACTCCTCTCATCTCAGCCATGTTGAATTATCTATCAGTCGGAACTTACTGACAATTCCATGGCCAGTGTACTTTGTGTCTTGCTATACGCCGTCTTCCAGTTTTTATCAAAGCATCATGGCTGCGCCACCCGGCAAATCCACTGCGCAGGCGGCCAAGCCTGTCACTTCGTCGACTCCGACCAGTAACGTGTCCGCCAGGCTAGAGAAAACCCACCCTGGCGTTCGCCGATCCACCCCTGATTCCGAGGCTTTGGCGTCCTctgatgacgatggagacCATTCACAGCATGTCGCCACATCTACGAGCATGCCAGCGCCCAAACCTGCTCGCCGTACGTCATGGCTAAATGAAATTCCAGCTACCGCGACCAGAAAGGCATCATTGACCACTAGTGGTCCCTTGTCCACTGGAGCCTCTAACCCAAGCAGTCCTGCTACCGACCAATCTGGATGGCCGAACACGAGTCCTGGTATCGGTAGCTCCATGCCCTGGAACCATGTAGGGaacccttcctttccctggGGCACTGGTATCTGGAATACCGAGTCTCGGAAGGAGCCTCCGCCGCGGCTTGCGGAAATCGTCCCATCTCCGACCATGTCCAACCCCTCTACTGCGGGCAATTATTTCACGGAGGAAATACTGAGCCCTACGACTCGTACGACCGCTGGCGAATCAGCTATCCCATTCTCAATTCCCCTGCATCCGACTCCTAAAACCTATCGGTCGCAGTCATACTCGGTAGGTCAGTTGGATCCTGAGTTCCTGAGCTTCATGGCGAACAAGTCGTCAACACCTTACTCTGGCGGTCGTCCTCGTAACGGCAGCCAATTCTCCGCCTTACAGCATCGGTCATCGCGGCC
This genomic window contains:
- a CDS encoding NifU family protein (COG:O;~EggNog:ENOG410PJ96;~InterPro:IPR034904,IPR001075,IPR036498,IPR014824, IPR035433;~PFAM:PF01106,PF08712;~go_function: GO:0005506 - iron ion binding [Evidence IEA];~go_function: GO:0051536 - iron-sulfur cluster binding [Evidence IEA];~go_process: GO:0016226 - iron-sulfur cluster assembly [Evidence IEA]) — its product is MSVSSASGNMLRRTLFSVRLTTQQLNAAECSSRIAKPAVFGSYRNVHRSARVPAITASEARRRPTLKPHQHSLVQARVNGPSPSSKRTIFIQTENTPNPDALKFIPNHRVLPENFPTTFLEYLSPRSTLAPPHPSPLAASLLNVDGVTSVFYGPDFITVTKATDSNWAHIKPEIFSLITQAVTSGEAIVNTVAKTGESGQEGGESESLAYEEEEDEVIGMIKELLDTRIRPAIQEDGGDIEFRGFENGIVLLKLRGACRTCDSSTVTLRNGIESMLMHYIEEVQGVEQVLDQEEEISMHEFAKFEEKLRQQKGAAATASTGGKGTLDSAP